From a single Armatimonadota bacterium genomic region:
- a CDS encoding iron ABC transporter permease, with protein sequence MIPARGWLLGVVLLLVALSAGYLFCSGSVPLTPAEIFSAILGKGGEVASTVVWQLRLPRLLAALVAGSVLGGVGAVFQTLLRNPLAEPYVMGVSAGAGVGGTAVLATGLGMAAGGALTVAGGVAGGLAALAAVLALGGWFRHRDVVRLILAGVVAGSMLASLATVMLLLIGKDTNVVLRWLLGSLTPMYLERVALMAGFGLLALGYGWFKARELNAFAFGGELAGRLGVDTQKEVALHLALGTAAVGSVVGSAGIIGFVGLVAPHIARSLVGPDLRRMLGLSSAVGAVVLLVSDFVAQKAVPGTELPVGAVTAVLGSPVLLVLLRRNVYRV encoded by the coding sequence GTGATTCCGGCCCGCGGTTGGTTGTTGGGTGTGGTTCTGCTTCTGGTGGCTCTATCGGCCGGATATTTGTTTTGTTCTGGGTCTGTGCCCCTCACACCGGCCGAAATTTTTTCCGCCATTTTGGGCAAAGGCGGCGAGGTGGCATCGACCGTGGTGTGGCAGTTGCGTTTGCCCCGCCTTTTGGCGGCCTTGGTTGCGGGATCGGTTTTGGGCGGGGTCGGAGCGGTGTTCCAAACTTTGCTGCGAAACCCGCTTGCTGAACCGTATGTGATGGGCGTGAGTGCCGGGGCAGGGGTCGGCGGCACGGCCGTTTTAGCCACGGGATTGGGGATGGCCGCCGGTGGCGCCTTGACGGTGGCCGGTGGGGTTGCCGGCGGATTGGCGGCCTTGGCAGCCGTTTTGGCTTTGGGCGGCTGGTTCCGCCACCGCGATGTCGTCCGGTTGATCCTCGCCGGGGTTGTGGCCGGATCGATGCTGGCCTCGCTGGCCACGGTGATGCTCCTTTTGATCGGCAAAGACACCAACGTCGTGCTCCGGTGGCTTTTGGGGAGCCTGACTCCGATGTATTTGGAGCGGGTGGCCCTGATGGCTGGGTTCGGATTGCTGGCCCTCGGTTATGGGTGGTTCAAAGCCCGCGAATTGAACGCCTTTGCTTTTGGCGGGGAATTGGCGGGCCGGTTGGGCGTGGACACGCAAAAGGAGGTGGCCCTCCACTTGGCTTTAGGGACGGCGGCAGTCGGCTCAGTGGTTGGCTCGGCGGGGATCATCGGCTTTGTTGGGCTGGTTGCCCCCCACATCGCGCGGAGCCTGGTTGGGCCGGACCTGCGGCGGATGCTGGGATTGAGCTCGGCGGTTGGGGCGGTGGTCTTGTTGGTCTCCGACTTCGTCGCCCAAAAGGCCGTGCCGGGAACCGAACTCCCGGTTGGGGCGGTGACGGCGGTGCTGGGTTCGCCGGTGTTGTTGGTGTTGCTCCGCCGGAACGTGTACCGGGTGTGA
- a CDS encoding pyridoxal phosphate-dependent aminotransferase, with product MTARAREMKARGIDVLSFAVGEPDFNTPEPIIEAAKKALDQGMTKYAPSRGLPLLIEAIQRKTERENGFSCQANQVVVSCGAKHCLYNAFQVLLNPGDEAILFAPFWMTYADQVALADGIPVIVPTSAENGFQPEPAAIESAITPRTKVIVCNSPSNPTGGAWDRATVEAVAAIAERHNLTIVSDEIYEHLTYDGHQHTGFAQLGPETASRTVTILGVSKTYSMTGWRIGFAISPPEIATAMANIQDQVTSNATTFAQAGAAAALDSDPALVQKMAATFAERRAFGMQQLRKIDGLGVPSPKGAFYFFLDVSRFLGGEIADDCALAEHLLDKAHIATVPGSVFHAPGHIRFSYAAGLDTIAEGARRLGDALKGLQ from the coding sequence ATGACGGCAAGGGCCAGAGAAATGAAAGCAAGGGGGATCGACGTGCTTTCATTTGCCGTCGGAGAACCCGACTTCAACACCCCGGAACCGATCATCGAGGCAGCAAAAAAGGCACTGGATCAGGGCATGACCAAATATGCCCCTTCCCGAGGACTGCCGCTCCTCATCGAGGCAATCCAGCGGAAAACCGAGCGGGAAAACGGATTCTCCTGCCAGGCCAACCAAGTTGTCGTTTCATGCGGGGCAAAGCATTGCCTTTACAACGCGTTCCAAGTTTTGCTCAACCCGGGTGACGAAGCGATTCTGTTCGCCCCGTTCTGGATGACCTATGCCGACCAAGTGGCCCTCGCCGATGGGATCCCGGTCATTGTCCCGACTTCGGCGGAAAATGGGTTCCAGCCTGAACCCGCCGCCATCGAATCCGCCATTACCCCCCGAACCAAAGTCATTGTTTGCAACTCGCCCAGCAACCCGACCGGCGGGGCATGGGATCGGGCGACCGTGGAAGCCGTGGCCGCGATCGCCGAGCGGCACAACCTGACCATCGTCAGCGACGAAATTTATGAACACCTGACCTACGATGGCCACCAACACACCGGGTTTGCCCAACTCGGCCCGGAAACGGCCTCGCGGACGGTGACGATTTTGGGAGTAAGCAAAACTTATTCCATGACCGGGTGGAGGATCGGGTTCGCCATTTCCCCTCCGGAGATTGCGACCGCGATGGCCAACATCCAAGACCAGGTCACCAGCAACGCCACGACTTTTGCGCAGGCTGGGGCTGCGGCGGCCCTGGATTCTGACCCCGCCTTGGTTCAAAAAATGGCGGCAACCTTTGCCGAACGTCGCGCGTTTGGGATGCAACAGTTGAGGAAGATCGACGGTTTAGGGGTGCCATCACCCAAAGGCGCCTTCTATTTCTTTCTGGACGTCTCCCGGTTCTTGGGCGGGGAAATCGCCGACGATTGCGCCTTGGCCGAGCACCTCCTCGACAAAGCACACATCGCCACCGTCCCCGGATCGGTCTTCCATGCTCCGGGGCATATCCGGTTCAGCTACGCCGCGGGGCTGGACACCATTGCCGAAGGGGCCCGGCGATTGGGCGACGCCCTCAAGGGACTCCAATGA
- the rnc gene encoding ribonuclease III, producing the protein MIPKQIPLKSEQLFRLAMCHRSAAEDSVTDSYERLEFYGDAVLGLVVAQYFYEHHPDWDQGMMSKARSSVVQEAPLAERALVLGLDQHLLLGPGEEQSGGRQRPGILCDILESVIGAIYIESGLEKARWFILEQLDPYLMQVSAGDVSPNDFKSRLQEVSQALWRKTPTYKVASENGSAHDRRFTVQVLFDNEAIADGQGRSKKEAEQAAAREALEIISRAQNSRKLAAEAGTID; encoded by the coding sequence ATGATTCCCAAACAAATCCCCCTCAAAAGCGAGCAACTTTTCCGATTGGCGATGTGCCACCGGTCGGCGGCAGAAGACTCGGTGACCGACAGCTACGAGAGGTTGGAATTTTATGGCGACGCCGTTCTCGGGCTCGTTGTGGCCCAGTATTTCTACGAGCACCATCCCGATTGGGATCAAGGGATGATGTCAAAGGCCCGTTCTTCGGTCGTTCAAGAAGCCCCGCTGGCGGAAAGGGCCCTCGTGCTCGGGCTAGACCAACACCTCCTTCTTGGACCTGGGGAAGAACAATCTGGCGGGCGGCAGCGGCCCGGGATCCTTTGTGACATCTTGGAAAGCGTCATCGGAGCGATCTACATCGAATCCGGGCTGGAAAAAGCGCGATGGTTTATCTTGGAACAGCTTGACCCCTACCTGATGCAAGTCAGCGCCGGAGACGTCTCCCCCAATGACTTCAAAAGCCGCCTCCAAGAAGTGAGCCAGGCCCTGTGGCGCAAAACCCCGACTTACAAAGTGGCGTCTGAAAACGGCAGCGCGCACGACCGCCGGTTCACGGTTCAAGTTTTGTTCGACAACGAAGCGATCGCCGATGGGCAGGGGCGATCCAAGAAAGAAGCCGAACAGGCCGCCGCCCGAGAAGCCCTGGAAATCATCAGCCGCGCCCAAAACAGCCGCAAACTTGCGGCAGAAGCCGGAACGATTGACTAA
- a CDS encoding PEP-CTERM sorting domain-containing protein (PEP-CTERM proteins occur, often in large numbers, in the proteomes of bacteria that also encode an exosortase, a predicted intramembrane cysteine proteinase. The presence of a PEP-CTERM domain at a protein's C-terminus predicts cleavage within the sorting domain, followed by covalent anchoring to some some component of the (usually Gram-negative) cell surface. Many PEP-CTERM proteins exhibit an unusual sequence composition that includes large numbers of potential glycosylation sites. Expression of one such protein has been shown restore the ability of a bacterium to form floc, a type of biofilm.), with amino-acid sequence MNSRTIKAVAVFAAVVCVAFATARTEPNSFLNKPAATHEQLMKQIQNDDQVMNRYMRHFGMTRPQVIEYFNGLKLDTLTADGVYLVYNVPESEELRAKAIFYKAGTKVWVDGEGTIVLKASCGNPMKRGTDETSIEVEQPVTADLIRPEPTVVAPQGTPAELVVGTMPSSIESSALPFPAAAPADITEIIRTGGASFNPGFLAPLAIVPFIIKDNPKEPVPEPATFAALAAGAAIVARKRKSAKK; translated from the coding sequence ATGAACAGCAGAACCATCAAAGCTGTGGCTGTCTTTGCCGCAGTCGTGTGCGTCGCCTTCGCGACGGCACGGACTGAACCAAATAGCTTCCTCAACAAGCCGGCGGCAACGCACGAGCAACTGATGAAGCAAATCCAAAACGACGACCAGGTCATGAACCGCTATATGCGGCATTTTGGGATGACGAGGCCACAAGTCATCGAATACTTCAACGGCCTCAAACTCGATACCTTGACCGCAGACGGCGTTTACCTCGTCTACAACGTCCCCGAATCCGAAGAGCTGCGGGCCAAAGCCATTTTCTACAAAGCAGGCACCAAAGTCTGGGTTGACGGAGAAGGCACCATCGTCCTTAAAGCCTCTTGCGGCAACCCGATGAAGCGCGGGACCGACGAAACCTCGATCGAAGTCGAGCAACCCGTCACCGCCGACCTCATTCGACCTGAACCGACAGTCGTGGCTCCGCAAGGAACCCCTGCCGAACTCGTTGTCGGCACCATGCCATCATCCATCGAATCTTCGGCGCTGCCCTTCCCGGCCGCTGCCCCTGCCGACATCACCGAAATCATTCGCACGGGCGGTGCTTCGTTCAATCCGGGCTTCTTGGCCCCGCTGGCAATCGTCCCGTTTATCATCAAAGACAATCCCAAAGAACCGGTGCCCGAACCGGCAACTTTTGCCGCCCTTGCGGCCGGAGCGGCCATCGTCGCCCGCAAACGCAAGTCGGCCAAAAAGTAA
- a CDS encoding PEP-CTERM sorting domain-containing protein, protein MKNLIPALAVLAIASIAPAQSLFGGNIIKNGSFEAGATSVDGASVAVPDWNGTTTVGEYGATNWWEVPAGPWSDGIKFAGGGNFASNSINQTFTIDAADFATVDAGQAAFTVDGWFGGWSSNNDNAILNVTFKNSVGGDFRTIQIGGVTATDRNNVTSMLFRSATGVLDSGTRSIVFNLVFTRTNGTYSDGSAENLRFNANAVPEPVSMVALFLGAGLLARRKRSA, encoded by the coding sequence ATGAAAAATCTGATCCCGGCGCTTGCCGTCTTGGCCATCGCATCCATCGCCCCCGCTCAATCCTTGTTCGGCGGCAACATCATCAAAAACGGTAGCTTCGAAGCCGGAGCCACGTCTGTTGACGGGGCCAGCGTCGCAGTTCCCGACTGGAACGGCACCACCACCGTTGGTGAGTACGGAGCGACAAACTGGTGGGAAGTCCCCGCCGGCCCATGGTCCGACGGAATCAAGTTTGCCGGCGGCGGGAACTTTGCCTCCAATTCCATCAACCAAACCTTCACCATCGACGCCGCCGACTTTGCCACCGTTGACGCCGGCCAGGCCGCCTTCACCGTCGATGGTTGGTTCGGCGGGTGGTCATCCAACAATGACAACGCCATCCTCAACGTCACCTTCAAGAACAGTGTCGGCGGAGATTTCCGGACCATCCAGATCGGCGGGGTCACCGCCACCGACCGCAACAATGTGACCAGCATGTTGTTCCGGTCGGCCACCGGCGTCCTCGATTCGGGAACCCGCTCCATCGTGTTCAACTTGGTGTTCACCCGCACCAACGGAACCTATAGCGACGGCAGCGCGGAAAACCTCCGGTTCAACGCAAACGCGGTTCCGGAACCCGTATCCATGGTTGCCCTCTTCCTCGGTGCCGGACTCCTGGCCCGGCGGAAGCGGTCGGCCTAA
- a CDS encoding aminopeptidase P family protein, with product MPGYLDRQRLLAAVLKAEGATAFIATTPVTMGYFAGFSEGGGERLMALILDRDQGVRLFCPALSVNQARRCGIECVQGFADGEDPSDAIRASGLRGTVAVEDEMLASILLRFQGWLPDVEFIAGSRLAGQVMRCKSADELEILFRAGGMADAAYRDVVSTIRAGESESAVGGRLETAMAAQGGKPMFAIVATGANGAEPHHHTDETILKEGEVLIMDFGCETGGYMSDITRTVAVGEPDPEADKVYRVVYDAHMVAREVIRPGVTAGEVDGAARRVISDAGYGEFFVHRTGHGLGMRVHEEPYIMPGSDEMIQEGDCFSIEPGIYLPGRFGVRIENIVTCTADGHRSFNAEPSAELVRVG from the coding sequence ATGCCCGGATATTTGGATCGCCAGCGGCTTTTGGCCGCAGTCCTCAAGGCGGAAGGCGCAACCGCATTCATCGCCACAACCCCCGTGACCATGGGCTACTTCGCGGGTTTTTCCGAAGGCGGGGGTGAGCGTTTGATGGCCCTGATCCTCGACCGCGACCAAGGCGTCCGGTTGTTCTGCCCTGCATTGAGCGTCAACCAAGCGCGGCGGTGTGGGATCGAGTGCGTGCAAGGCTTTGCCGATGGAGAAGACCCCTCCGATGCGATCCGCGCCTCTGGTCTGCGCGGCACGGTGGCGGTGGAAGACGAAATGCTGGCAAGCATCTTGCTCCGGTTCCAGGGCTGGTTGCCGGATGTGGAGTTCATCGCCGGGAGCCGATTGGCCGGCCAGGTGATGCGGTGCAAAAGTGCCGACGAGCTTGAAATTCTCTTCCGCGCCGGGGGAATGGCGGATGCAGCTTATCGCGATGTCGTTTCGACAATCCGCGCCGGTGAATCGGAATCAGCGGTCGGGGGCCGGCTGGAAACAGCGATGGCGGCACAAGGAGGCAAACCGATGTTTGCCATCGTCGCCACGGGTGCCAATGGGGCCGAGCCCCATCACCACACAGATGAGACGATCCTGAAAGAAGGGGAAGTGCTCATCATGGACTTTGGTTGTGAAACGGGTGGCTACATGAGCGACATCACTCGGACGGTTGCGGTCGGTGAGCCTGACCCGGAGGCGGACAAGGTTTACAGGGTTGTTTACGACGCCCATATGGTGGCCCGCGAGGTGATCCGGCCCGGAGTGACGGCAGGAGAGGTTGATGGGGCAGCCCGTCGGGTTATTTCCGATGCCGGTTACGGCGAGTTTTTCGTTCACCGCACGGGCCATGGCTTGGGGATGAGGGTCCACGAGGAACCCTATATCATGCCTGGCAGCGATGAGATGATCCAAGAAGGAGACTGCTTCAGCATCGAGCCCGGGATCTATTTGCCGGGCCGGTTTGGAGTGCGCATCGAGAACATCGTGACCTGCACGGCAGACGGCCACCGCAGCTTTAATGCCGAGCCGTCTGCCGAATTGGTTCGGGTCGGTTAG
- a CDS encoding alkaline phosphatase family protein yields MLSMIALAALAPTAALPKSAPKLVLLISVDQGRADYVDRFSDHFLPAKAGGKLGGYQWLGETGVRYTDAHHHHVPTYTAAGHAILTTGSVPAINGVIGNEWYDRKTGKVHYSTEDKDAYQTVGGTMDGMSCRPLLVSTVGDELKMATNGRSKVVGISFKDRAGILMAGHAADQVVWFDNGVGKFVTSTYYGTSVPKWAEDFNKSGFMDSFVGKSWNASMPASAYANARNAPHVANQPKNFSHPYGTEVKSSYYSAVAASEAGQRAIFDLATRAVDTEKLGSHETPDILVVNLATNDYVGHAYGPNSPEVMDITVVTDKLLSEFFNHLNKAVPGGIDNVAIILTADHGVAPIPAEARDTFKLDAGRVSGADILKAVDSALDQQFGDADWAPSFNGFNLYLNREAIAAKGLNRSDVEEAAAEAAMTADGVWQAYTRTNVLKGLIPDLPLREWITNGLNPINGGDVVVIFKPDYVETGATGTSHGAIWAYDTHVPIMTRWGGQKPRKVARRVYTHDIASTLCTLLGIEYPNGNIGEPLFESLPGN; encoded by the coding sequence ATGCTCAGCATGATTGCTTTGGCGGCGCTTGCGCCCACCGCGGCCCTTCCGAAGTCAGCCCCGAAGTTGGTGCTTTTGATTTCAGTCGACCAGGGGCGTGCGGATTATGTCGACCGATTTTCGGATCATTTCCTTCCGGCGAAGGCGGGTGGAAAGTTGGGTGGTTACCAGTGGCTAGGCGAGACCGGTGTCCGCTACACAGACGCCCACCATCACCACGTTCCCACTTATACGGCGGCGGGCCACGCGATTTTGACGACGGGCTCGGTTCCCGCGATCAATGGGGTAATCGGGAACGAGTGGTACGACCGAAAAACAGGGAAAGTCCATTACTCCACCGAAGACAAGGATGCTTATCAGACGGTTGGCGGGACGATGGACGGGATGTCTTGCCGGCCTCTGCTGGTGAGCACCGTTGGCGACGAGCTCAAGATGGCAACCAACGGGCGGAGCAAGGTCGTTGGGATCTCGTTCAAAGACCGAGCGGGGATCTTAATGGCGGGCCATGCGGCCGACCAAGTGGTCTGGTTCGACAACGGGGTCGGCAAGTTCGTGACCAGCACCTACTACGGCACCTCTGTGCCCAAGTGGGCCGAGGATTTCAACAAGAGTGGGTTCATGGATTCGTTCGTCGGCAAAAGCTGGAATGCCTCGATGCCGGCTTCCGCCTATGCCAATGCTCGCAATGCCCCACATGTGGCGAACCAGCCCAAGAACTTTTCTCACCCCTATGGCACCGAGGTTAAAAGCTCCTACTATTCGGCGGTCGCGGCCAGCGAGGCGGGCCAACGGGCGATCTTCGACTTGGCAACTCGAGCCGTTGATACCGAGAAATTGGGATCCCACGAGACTCCGGACATTTTGGTGGTGAATCTGGCGACCAACGACTACGTAGGCCACGCTTATGGCCCCAACAGCCCGGAGGTCATGGATATCACGGTTGTCACCGATAAGCTCCTGTCGGAGTTTTTCAATCATTTGAACAAAGCCGTCCCCGGCGGGATCGACAATGTCGCGATTATTTTGACGGCCGACCACGGGGTCGCCCCAATCCCGGCTGAGGCACGGGACACGTTCAAACTGGATGCCGGAAGGGTCAGCGGGGCTGATATCCTGAAGGCTGTCGATTCGGCCTTGGATCAGCAGTTCGGGGATGCAGATTGGGCTCCAAGTTTCAACGGGTTCAACCTGTATTTGAACCGCGAGGCGATCGCGGCGAAGGGTCTCAACCGCTCGGATGTCGAAGAAGCGGCGGCGGAGGCCGCCATGACCGCTGACGGTGTTTGGCAAGCCTATACGCGCACAAACGTCCTCAAAGGCCTCATCCCAGACCTCCCATTGCGGGAGTGGATCACCAACGGATTGAATCCCATCAATGGCGGAGACGTCGTTGTTATCTTCAAGCCGGATTATGTGGAGACGGGGGCCACTGGGACATCACACGGTGCGATTTGGGCTTACGACACCCACGTGCCGATCATGACCCGCTGGGGTGGCCAAAAGCCGCGCAAGGTTGCCCGGCGCGTTTACACCCACGACATCGCGAGCACCTTGTGCACGCTGTTGGGCATCGAATATCCGAACGGGAACATTGGCGAGCCTCTGTTCGAATCCCTGCCGGGCAATTGA
- a CDS encoding Ig-like domain repeat protein — MKKTQILLATLASVALVGIVTAQMGGTRPSWLQIGDLAVKRTNTATVSARLTSTNGQALAGYRVEFYAQYPSYSQQIGVAYTNNSGVASISFRPANYNINAGSYRWAAQFSGNGAWGASIPSAKLTVTN, encoded by the coding sequence ATGAAAAAAACGCAGATACTTCTTGCAACTCTGGCCAGTGTCGCCCTTGTCGGCATCGTTACCGCCCAAATGGGTGGTACTCGCCCGAGTTGGCTCCAAATTGGGGATTTGGCCGTAAAGCGGACAAACACGGCTACGGTTTCGGCCCGGTTGACGAGCACGAATGGTCAAGCCCTGGCGGGTTACCGGGTCGAATTCTATGCCCAATACCCAAGCTATTCGCAGCAAATTGGCGTGGCCTACACAAACAATTCCGGTGTGGCGAGCATTTCTTTCCGCCCTGCCAACTACAACATCAATGCCGGCAGCTATCGTTGGGCCGCCCAGTTTTCGGGCAACGGGGCCTGGGGGGCATCGATCCCGAGCGCAAAGCTGACCGTCACCAATTGA
- a CDS encoding exo-alpha-sialidase: MTMAAFAFLVSAPTVVFQSPSDGFDTFRIPALIKAGPGTLLAFAEGRQSQADAAGNRIVLRRSSDNGRSWGPLQVIAVPEGGSFNNPTAVVSERGRLLLHFQHYPQGTHEYDVEAGLTGPKSVQSYQMVSLDGGQSWSEPVNITSQVKHPEAQTLASGPGVGITLRHLPHKGRVVVPYNQRIGQRWSVYMAYSDDGGTTWARGSTVPASPEYQPNEVQVAELADGRILMNCRNQAKGKFRLSASSTDQGRTWDSAHPVPDLPDPTCQGSLLSLAGKQPTQAFSNPADTKDRVRGTFRLSFDSGATWSQSVGIESGSFQYSCLTELADGLIGILYEHTESGRYQIRFRRISWR; this comes from the coding sequence GTGACGATGGCCGCCTTTGCATTCTTGGTTTCCGCTCCCACCGTCGTTTTCCAAAGCCCATCAGATGGATTCGACACATTCAGGATCCCGGCCCTCATCAAGGCTGGCCCGGGAACACTCCTGGCATTTGCCGAAGGCCGGCAATCCCAGGCCGATGCCGCCGGCAACCGCATCGTCTTGCGGCGGTCTTCCGACAACGGCCGAAGTTGGGGGCCCTTGCAAGTCATCGCCGTCCCAGAAGGCGGGTCGTTCAACAATCCGACGGCGGTGGTTTCCGAGCGAGGGCGGTTGCTGCTCCACTTCCAGCACTACCCCCAAGGAACCCACGAATATGATGTCGAAGCGGGGTTGACCGGCCCAAAGTCCGTCCAGAGCTATCAGATGGTGAGCCTTGACGGCGGCCAGTCATGGTCGGAGCCGGTAAACATCACGAGCCAGGTCAAGCATCCAGAGGCCCAAACCCTAGCCTCTGGTCCGGGGGTCGGGATCACGCTCCGCCACCTGCCCCACAAGGGTCGGGTCGTCGTCCCCTATAACCAGCGTATCGGGCAACGGTGGTCTGTTTACATGGCCTACAGCGACGATGGAGGCACCACGTGGGCCAGAGGATCAACGGTTCCTGCCAGCCCCGAATACCAACCCAACGAAGTCCAGGTCGCCGAGCTGGCTGACGGTCGGATTTTGATGAACTGCCGCAACCAGGCCAAAGGGAAGTTCCGCCTCAGCGCCTCCAGCACCGACCAAGGCCGGACATGGGATTCCGCTCACCCCGTACCCGACCTCCCCGACCCGACCTGCCAAGGATCGCTCTTGAGCCTTGCGGGGAAACAACCAACACAGGCCTTTTCGAACCCGGCCGACACCAAAGACCGCGTCCGAGGCACTTTCCGGCTCAGTTTTGATAGCGGCGCAACATGGAGCCAATCCGTGGGGATCGAAAGCGGGTCGTTCCAATACTCGTGCCTGACCGAACTGGCCGACGGGCTGATCGGCATTCTTTACGAGCACACGGAATCAGGCCGATACCAAATCCGCTTCCGGCGGATCTCCTGGCGTTAG
- a CDS encoding MarC family protein produces the protein MAAGSVQFFLTAFAAIFAVLNPFSIVPVFLAVNENAKPGVRRSMAAVIGIFVVVALSICLIGGEAVLDFFGISIPAFQIAGGILLFSTGLAMIQGTTRFVDRFVASHENLSSFEEARARFRDLVVPIGTPLFVGPGSISTVILFGSRAKAFEPTVAGYGLVLAACVACAVASYVILLSSSALLRILKDTGIAIFSRLMGLLLCALAVQFVVSAAKTLMPTLFT, from the coding sequence ATGGCCGCAGGTTCGGTCCAGTTCTTCCTCACGGCCTTTGCGGCCATATTCGCGGTGCTCAACCCGTTCAGCATCGTTCCAGTCTTCCTCGCCGTCAACGAAAACGCCAAACCGGGAGTTCGGCGGTCTATGGCCGCCGTCATTGGAATCTTCGTCGTCGTCGCCCTCTCGATCTGCCTCATCGGGGGCGAGGCGGTGCTGGATTTCTTTGGGATTTCGATCCCTGCGTTCCAGATTGCCGGAGGGATCCTGCTGTTTAGCACCGGGCTTGCCATGATCCAAGGCACTACCAGGTTTGTCGACCGGTTTGTGGCATCCCACGAAAACTTGTCTTCGTTCGAAGAAGCCAGGGCTCGGTTCCGCGACCTCGTCGTCCCCATCGGGACGCCGTTGTTCGTTGGGCCCGGATCTATTTCAACCGTGATTCTGTTCGGCAGCCGGGCCAAAGCCTTTGAACCGACGGTCGCCGGCTATGGGCTGGTTTTGGCCGCCTGCGTGGCGTGCGCTGTCGCTTCCTACGTGATATTGTTGAGTTCGTCCGCGCTTCTGCGGATCCTCAAAGACACCGGTATTGCGATTTTTTCGCGATTGATGGGGCTGCTGCTCTGCGCGCTCGCCGTCCAATTCGTTGTCAGTGCAGCCAAAACGCTGATGCCCACTTTGTTCACGTGA
- a CDS encoding protoporphyrinogen oxidase — protein MKPLLIVYATTEGQTRKIAFFAQDAVMSTGRPAEVFDAAHIPPDLDIDDFAGAILAGSLHQGKHQAALAHFARRNATALNALPTLFLSVSLSAVVDDESHRADCQDCIDTFLQETGLRPTECHAVAGALKYVQYDWVKRMIMRSISQHENRETDTSRDYEYTDWVGLKELVVRFVASIPS, from the coding sequence ATGAAGCCCCTGCTGATCGTTTATGCCACGACTGAGGGTCAGACCCGGAAGATCGCCTTTTTCGCTCAAGATGCCGTCATGTCGACCGGGCGCCCCGCCGAGGTGTTCGATGCGGCCCACATCCCTCCGGATCTGGACATCGACGACTTTGCCGGTGCCATCCTTGCCGGTTCGCTCCACCAAGGCAAACACCAAGCAGCCCTCGCCCACTTTGCCCGGCGCAACGCAACGGCCCTCAATGCCCTGCCGACCCTTTTCCTCAGCGTCAGCCTTTCGGCCGTTGTGGACGACGAATCCCATCGGGCCGATTGCCAGGACTGCATCGACACCTTTCTCCAAGAAACCGGATTGAGGCCCACCGAATGCCATGCCGTTGCCGGGGCCCTCAAATATGTCCAATATGATTGGGTGAAACGAATGATCATGAGGTCGATCAGCCAACACGAAAACCGGGAAACTGACACCAGCCGAGACTACGAGTACACCGACTGGGTCGGACTCAAGGAACTCGTCGTTCGGTTCGTGGCCTCAATTCCAAGCTGA